The DNA segment ATGAATTtacctgttctttttttctaaagttgGTTAGTAATCAGTTTAAAAACTTACAGAATTTAATATACACATCtgacaaaaattttcaaaagttacAGTTTATGAAATCCCTATTTATAAATATCTGagttttgtgttaattttttttaattatcacaaACTTTAACAAACTGgaagtatttttataaatactttttttttttctctcaacaggTAAAGTCCCTTTTATTCATGTGGGAAATCAAGTAGTATCAGAACTTGGTCCAATAGTCCAATTTGTTAAAGCCAAGGtaataaaaagatattaaatgtatttgatcACAGTTACCAAGTCATTCATCATTCTTTAATGTGTCTTAACATTTACATTGATTTCAACCTAGTTTTATAAAATGCCAATGCAAACTACTGGAAAATATTTCTGAAGTGTAAGTTAGTATTTTTTCATGATATAATGGCAAAAGAGGtagcttttttttctctattaatgtCAAATTTATTAAAGGTATGTAATTTTAGTATCTAGTCAAAAGAGATGGTTTGATCTTTACAAAATGGTAGATAATTTTCTAACTTATGCTTACTAGAACTGTGGTCATAAATGAAAAACTATTAGGTTTTGAAGTGTCTGGCTGACCTTTGAAAAGGGAGATACAGGATTTGTTTGAAGTTGAATGTATTTATCCATTTGAATGATTctgcttttcatttattcagtttAGATTTTAATAGTTATTAAGGAACAACTCCCATTAGTGTTTCTGAAAAATCATTCCAGACTTTTTGCATATATAGAAAAACCTAGATCATACTAGTGTATATTATTTTGCAACATaccttttaaaatcataaatatgtTTGGAAATTCTTCCATATTAATAGCTGTAGATATATATCATCCTTTCACATTGTTGTATTCTGCTGtattggagatatatatatatctccaaaatatatatatatatatatattttttttttcttcaacaccCTCCCCCTGTATTGgataaattagaattttatttactCAAGTTTATTGATGGGCTTTTAAGTCatggccaattttttgtttttatagagtaCTAAGATAAATTTTCTTGTATATACATCTTTGTATAAATTCCTAAGGTTGGTATTGGTaccttaggataaattcctgaGAGTGGTATTAGGATGTCATAGGTTATGTACTTTTTAAATCTTGTAATAGATTGCCAGATTGAACTAAAGGTTATATCATTTTATGTATCTCCTAGTTACTATAGagtattagaattttaaaataagtgggTTTTTCCCCCCATATCTTTACAAAcgtatttttttcatctttgaccACTTTATAAACAGCACATGTCAGTCTTTTGgcatttcctttatttctaaataaggttaATCTCTTAAACAAGGTTTGCTGaccattctgttttcttcttttgcgAAGTAGTTGATAGTGTAATTTTCTCTATTGAAAGATACATTTGTATAATGACAAGTAAGTACATACTAAtattttatagtgatagcagagtattatttatgcttttatataaaataatttttagggggCATTTTGGAAGTTTAATTCATTGTATAGTTGCATGTTATGTTATTTGTTAGTGAGATAACTGAAAGTGtttgtatatttaatatgatgctcttttaaatttttttaaattccctttaGGGCCATTCTCTTAGTGATGGGCTGGAGGAAGTCcaaaaagcagaaatgaaagcTTACATGGAATTAGTCAACAATATGCTGTTGACAGCAGAGGTAAAATACTAGATGATATGGCTTGAAAATAagctttttctctcattctcatAAAATATAATCTTTCTTATGGGTTAAAGTTATTGAGAAATGGGAAAATAGTCAAGTAATTCTAGAGTTGAGTTGGCTACctaaattatttgattattacCTTTGAACAAGTTACCTGACATTTTCAGTTCTagtttttctgtttataaaaaggAGTGATTCTTGCCTACTCATTATTTTACTTTGGCCTTTTGAAATTTACTTAAATAATATCTGTAAAACACTTTAATGGTATTTAGACATGTATTgtgtgaataaaaaatatttttataacgtACCATCATTACATTTAATAATTGTGGATAGCAGCTAAGAAAAACAAACCGCTACATGTGTGACTTATGAAATTAGCTTATAAAAAATTGCCTTGGcaaaaaataactttctttatccttttccTCTTTGGTATTCTAAAGTTTAGTGACTCTTCTTTTGTTCCTAGCTGTATCTTCAGTGGTGTGATGAAGCTACAGTAGGGGAGGTGAGTGGTTCTGTAACATTtatcttaattaaaatttaatgagaaaaCACTTTTGCTCAGAATCGCAAGTCCCTGCTCATAAATGAAACATTGTGGTTTATACCATTAGTGATATAGTTTTTCACTTACTTTAATTTTGCTTGCACATAACATTTTAGGGAAGCTATGTGTCATTGTTTGATATAACGGGTTGCAAAGTAcataaaagtttatatatttttaaagggaatggcttaaaattttaattttttagattgcaaggtgtgtatttttttcagattgcTCTATTTATGTtctctgaaaatatatttcttttagaatTCTATTTGTAAAAACGGGCATTGTTTTTAGGAAGGATCACCTTTTTTACAAAATCTTTTTGCTTTAGATCACTCATGCTAGGTATGGATCTCCTTACCCTTGGCCTCTGAATCATATTTTGGCCTATCAAAAACAGTGGGAAGTCAAACGTAAGATGAAAGCTATTGGATGGGGAAAGAAGACTCTGGACCAGGTCAGTTCAGGTTGAAGTTGACAAAACCCTCAACTTTTATGCATTAAAAGAATCATTCTTTATATTGatactcctttaaaaaatatatatataagatttgCAAGAAAACCATTTGCTGTTATTTTCACTAACATgaagtaattttatttctaaaaaatcctACATGCTTGATGTAAAGCAAACAATGCAATGCAGATATGtgtaaaaaagcaataaaacttGCCTGAAATCTCATCACCTAGAAATTACCACCCTTAACTATTTGGAGAGCCTTCTTCTAGATGtttcttagtaacattttctCAAATGGGATCATTATGCCTGCTACTGTATAacctgagggtttttttttttttaattgaacaatACATTGTGGGCACCTTTTATGTAACTAAATATAGATCTGCAGCATcagggcttaaaaaaaaaagccctgttaAATACAGTACTtaatctgtctgtctgtctgtctgtctgtctgtctgtctgtctgtctatctatctatctatctatctctctctctctctctctatctatattTTTGCTACTAAAGTAGcaaaacttaaaaatacttaTCTTGTCCACAAGCATCATTAAGTTAATTAATGCCCGTCTTTTCCAAGGCTACCCTTAATACTAGCCAGCCATCTCACTGATGTGTGCCATTGGCCACAAGGGGGTTTCAGTAAATGAATAgggatagaataaataaaaatctatctCCACTAGTGGGAAAATAACTCAAatgcttttactcatggtgggtCAATGTTGTTACCTTTATTAAGCAGATTTTTCGGTATATGCAAAGCCATTTGAATATATGGATTCAGGAAGACAGTTTTGTTCTTGACAAAATCCTTATAAGTAACTTAAATGTACTTGTATTTTGAAGGACATCCACTGAGAATTTCTTCCTATTTCTTGTATagaaagtattatatatatatatacttatatagaaAGTATTTCTTATAAGTATTTCTTATATagaaagtattatatatatatgtggtctatggtcttattaaaatatattataaaaggttaacctaaatttatatttttgttataaactgTGATACAAGTTACGTTTTagatactttttattgttttgctaATTGAAATACTTTTCCTTGGGGTTCATTGCCTGTGTTAGGTCTTAGAGGATGTAGACCAGTGCTGTCAAGCTCTCTCTCAAAGACTGGGAACACAACCGTATTTCTTCAATAAGCAGtaagaaattttacttttttaaagttaattttctgTACTGTTAGgttgcaaatttctttttttcataaaagaattgctttttcaagaaaagatttagctatttttataatttttgtactCAAATATTTTTGTGGCACTTTACTCTCAGGCACAGTGCTAGGCTCTAGGAGACTAAGATTTCTAAAATATGGCCCTTATCATTAAGAATTTCTCTTAAAGGCAGTCATGTAAATCAGTCATTGTATGATAAGGTTTTAATGAGGTAGTTCAAGGTGCTATACGTGGAACTACAAAATCTTAACAAAATTCTAAACTTGTAAAGTACTATTAAACATGAAGGAAAGTAAGTTAGTATTAATGTAACTATGGTTTTCTATATAGAATGATACCTGGAGGACTAGAAGAGTCaataaaactaaatattaaaaaatattgtttgatAGACAAGCACTATTATGAACTTATCttttaaatgttaatgaaaatatttgtaaaacagaaattaatataAAGGATATAggttaaatatatgtgtatatatgtaagttGAATAATGTTTCATTAATAGATTTACTTTTGCAGTTTTGAAAAGACTCTAATGAAGGCAAAGAATGAATTTTCCgttgttaaaaaattataattttaatatatcagAATCAGCTGTCCTGTGATCCAGTGTAAGATGGGCTTAAAGCATTTTAATCTCAAAACTTTCCCTAGAAAGTCTAAccttttcttgacattttaataaaaattatttgatttttagattaataatttctaaaaggCTTTATTTGCTATTATGTGTTATATCGTCATAAGCATTCCTCTTCTATAACCATATCAAACATATTTGGGTAAAGGTAATATTTGTAGTAAAAATGGCTATGATgatagtttggaaatatttaagTTATATTAATCTATAACACaagtaatatatactatatataattggaaatatttaAGTTATATTAATCTATAACACaagtaatatatactatatataattgaTATTAAAATCTGGGGTCTGTTGATCTTTGAAGCAGAAAAATCTTCAGAATTCAAACTGTGAAATTCTGGTGGGTAAAGCTTCTACAACTCTGTTCCTGTTTCTAGTGATGTTTGCTCTACAGATTCTATTTTTCAGTCCCTAACACAAGAGAAATGTATCCAAATGTCAGTATTacgtgatttcttttctttctaacagaGGAATTCTTAGGAATTGAAAAGCTCAGAAGGGGTGTGTTTTATTGAAATGCATTATTCTATTTTAGTTTTGTTATGCACACTGTCTTTAGAGGAGGCCAGGAGAATAGATctaatttacttttcttctcaGTTAAACTCATTGTCATTGTGTTAGTAACCAGAGTTTGGCATGTGACTCAGTGGAAATATCAAgatatcatttttcttcataagGGCACAATTACATTTAAACTTGTGATGAAAACTTCTAACTTAGAACAGTTCAAACACCAAAGCCTTGCTTTTGAGGAACTATTTAATTGATATTATGATGTAGAGTTTTGACATAATTTTCCTTTGCATGATACTTAGATAAACATTTTCcctaaaaataagattaaagaTAGAAgagatttgatttttaattttattcgaTCGTTTAATTAAtactaaaatgcaaataaagtacATTTAGAAAAAAGTAACTGGTATTTCATTTCCTTGTGCCaacatttttctcattcctttatcTGTAGCAGGAGTCATTACTTTGTGagatactatgttgaatagagcTGTGGCCTAAGTCAGGATACATAGTATTATACTGCAAGTCAGAAGGTCTGAATTCTATTCTTGGCTCTGACATATCTCTAAGTTACTCTAATTTCTCTATGTGTATGCCAGTCCTAAAATTAGAATTAACCCCCTACAATTAGAATTAATCCCCTAAAATTAGAATTAACTTTCCTTCTAGCTCAACTACTGGGGATGTTGGGAGGACTCGTGAAAGAAACCAAATACCGTTACTTgatgagagaaaaggaagagggtAGTTAAGGGAGATCTCACAGAAAGAATAATAATTGGGAAAAGAGGCCAAAAAGCAAGGGGCTTGATTTACAAAACTTGAGTGACAGCCCTAAAGATAAGTGATTGGGATGTAAAGAAAAGATAACGTAGATTATTTCTAGTACTATAAAGAGATGAAAAGTTAATGGGAAAGAACAATTAGGAAACACTCAGACAAAATTAATGCTTTTGAAAGCATTAATATAGATGATACTATGAAGGTatcagagagaaataaatgtgaaataatgaATAAGCAAAGCAAAAAATATGAGTGCCAGAAAAATCTTAAATGGAAAATGTTaggaaaatgttgaattttactgagtgccagaaaaatcttaaatggaaaatgttatgaaaacgttgaattttactgtttttattttgatattcaaatgaaaaaatagataacCAACAGGAATGTGGAAAGAATAATAATGTAAGAAGGCATCAAATTTCTTaggactttaaaaatacatttgtcaccctggaatatttttctaataaaaagtcTATAAAGATAAATGCAATAATATATGAAACATCTTAGAGCTCATAGGAGGGGAATTGCTATCTATATTTGAATTGTAATCACAAACTATTTGGTAAGCAGAAGGGTAGAAAGTTGTGTTTTCTCTTCACATGATATAGCAAGATAATTAAAATTGGAGGTATATGAAGATCTTGACTTGATTAAATAGTTCAGTAGAAATACTGGATAAAATATATGTTACTTGTCTTTTTGTTAAGTCAGGTTTATTGATGTGTAATTTACATCTAGTAAAATTGGCACTTTTATGTGTgtagttctatgaattttaacaaaaGCATACAGTTGTGTAACTGTCACCTATcaactaaaatattatttgtactttttaaaaagacttgttGGAATCAGTAATTTATATATGTCAGAGTCAGTGTAAGGAGTTgctcaaatttggaaaaattacaaaaaatatgctTTAAAGGTTAAGTGTGTGTGGATATATACAGTCATGCCCTGTATGGCAACCTTTCAGTCTGTGATGGACCAAATATATGATGATGGTCCCTTGagattgtaatatatttttacttaccttttctgtgtttagatatgtttaaatacacaagTATTTGTGTACCATAAATACACAttatcattgtgttacagttgcctacagtattcggtATGGCAATgtgctgtataggtttgtagcctattAGCAGTAGGGTGTACCATATACTCTAGGTGTATagcaccatctaggtttgtgtaagtagactctatgatgttcacacagcgAGAAAATTGCCAAAcagtgcatttctcagaatgtattcctgTTAAGCAACACACAACTGTATGTGCTTTGGTTTAATCTGTTGAGTTCTACTTCTGTTGATGTTCTAAAGTAACTTGCCACAAAGTTGCTGTCTTTATGTAAAATCAGATCAGTTTTTATATGCTCATGCCCATATATAATTCAATACCTCTGGAgttatgtggatatatatatttgcaaCAAACCACTTCAGGGGTACTTCTGGAGCACTGTCATTTGAGCATACATTGATAGTTGAACTCTTTCAGAGCCTTCATTTATTAATAAAGGGTGCCCATCTATACTACTGGAAGTTGCATCAGAGAATATATGCACCTTTTTTAGGCTCTAGTACAAGAAGTATAGGGTAGCTGGCACTAAACAAGGATTAGGAAAATAAGTTCTAAAGTGGTAAGATAAGATGTACCTCTTAAGAAATATGTTTAGGGATGTGGAAGAGTTGGTGTTTGTATTATTCTCACCAAGTGCCTCAGCTCAGCTCCACATTTATCCACTCTGCATCCTTGGTTTTTTGCAGGGATCTGTTCATTATTGGTTCATTCCTGTGATGATAAGATTATGGTGCTGTTGAGTCTAAGGAcccttgagattttttttttataaaactatACTGTTGGCTACCCATTTAAACATGGCCATAGATTGCACATTTGACTTTGATTAACACTTCATGAATGTCAAAAGAGTGGAAGGCTTTCAAAGAATGTAAGTTACTGCtattgagaaaattaaatattccaCACATCTTAggatgctttcttttttaattcatgtatttattcagcaAGTGCTACTTCAGTTCCTTAGATACTGTGCTAAGAACTGGgaatataaagatatatacagCATTGCCTTTGAAGAGCTTGGAGTGTAGTGAGGGAAACAGTTAAGTGAACACAGTTATAATATGGTATGAGAAGTGTGTCACCTTTTTATTGGTTCATTCAACACAAATTTATTGCACAATTCCTGCTTTGTGCAAGGAATTGTTCTAGGTATTGGGGATACAGCAGGAACCAAGTAGGTGAGGTCCTTTCTCTACAGGACTTTCTGGTAGAGGAGATGcacaataagcaaaaaaaaaaaattatatggtaTTAATTATCAAATGTAGAATTAAAAAAGGACCACATGATAAGGAGTGACTACATGTCCACTTTAATTTGAGTGGTCTGAGGAGACTTTAAGATGTGCCATTTAAACCTTATTCTAAAAAATAAGGAGCCAGTGTGAAGTCAGAGGAAGAGTATATTAGGCAGCAGGAATAGTTATAGTCAAGGTTCCCTAATTGGCTTGAGTTTGTTACGTTCAAATGCAAGAAACAAGGCCAGTTTGGGTTGTATGCTACGAATGGTAGGATATGAGGCTAaagaggcaggcagaggccagATTATCAAGGCTCTGTGTGCTTAGTGTAAGGAGTTTGGCATTTTAGTATAAGTAGAACAGAAATCCATTAGAATATTTTGTGCTTGGAGTTGGTATGATCTGCTAACATTAGTCATTCTGACCATGGTATGGAGAATGAGTAGAAGCAGTaagacactttaggaggctatcTCAGTGGTCTAGGTGACAGATGATGGTAGGTTACACTGTGAAATCATAATGAAGAATAAGTGGTGGCATTCAGGGCATATTTTGGAGGTAGTGTCTCACCAGACTTGCTAATGGATATAGGAGGGTGAAAGAAAGAACTCAAGAGTAGCCCCTAAATTTTTGGCCTAAACAGCTGGTTGGATAGTGGTGCCTTTTATTTTGGGAAGTTTGGGGGACAAGCAGGTTTGGGATACTGTAAATTACTGCTATTGAGAAAATAAAGTATCCCACACATCTTAGTCAAGATGCTCCACATCCTGCTCCACAGATACTCCACATTGAAGTGGAGATGTTATGTAGGCATTTGAATGTATGAATCCAGAGCTCAGGGGAGACATTAGGACCAGAGATAAATATTTAGGAGTCAGTGGCATcaagatggtatttaaagccgTGCATCTCTAGGAGACTACTTATCAATAGGGTTCAAggccacatagctagtaagtgatagTATTGGAGTTCAAATTTGGATTTTTACCAACCCCCAAATTTATTCTGCCAAACCAGATTACTGCAACATATTTTCACGTTTATGTAGGCTAGCACatattttctcaaaaactttATCACTGTGGGACACAGTAATAATTAGCTCGTAATTATGATgacattttcttgttttagtAATATTGcattagtaattattttaatataatgtaaattGGTGATGCCCCATTTATAGATCATTAGTAGTGGGGTAGATTTCATTTTGTTGTTAGTAATATataattacagagaaaaaaaaccctagaaattTTTATGTTGAAGCCATCCTTATGATTTTGTCTCCTTCAGAAATCTAAGTTACTTTAAATGTGGTAAAATTAAAGTTGTGTCTTGTTGTTGATTTATGATTGGGTATCATTTTTTTGGTCCTATCACCACAGCGAAATCCTTTGTGCTTTGACAGCATTTTGTTTATGCATCTATTAAAACACttaataaattgtatttattaaaaCAACTTTATAATTTATGTTTCATGTACATGTCTTAgagtatttttcttgtttttatgtcTAGCATTTGGTATGGTTTCTGGCACATTGGAGATCTGCTATATTTAGTGAGAAAAGtaatgaattaaatgaatatgATCATTACATCTATATTATTTTAACACACTTAAATGTTGTTACTAAAGAAAGCAAGTCACACAACTAGcaaatcatattttttttccatatagcAGAAACTCCAAGAAAAGTTATATCAAGTTGTGGTAGGATTTGTTTCTTAcgtggcttttttcttttaagttgatgaataaaatgattttaaaaaacatatccaCGGGGGTCTTTCAAGTATCCACAGGACATTTGTTCCGGGACCCCCACAGATACTAAAATCTGCAGAGTtcaagtctcttatataaaatggcataattgCTTACGTAAACTTAATgtattgagaaagaaagaaaaaatggtgcAGTGTTTGCATGTAATCTATGTACCTccgtatattttaaatcatctctggattacttataGTACCCAATACACACAATCTAAATGatatgcagtagtgtgatctcagctcactgcaacctccacctcccgggcttaagccattctaccacttcagcctcccaagtagctaggactatagccaagcaccaccatgcctggctaatttttgtattttttgtagagatgaggttttgccacattgttcaggctggttgtgaattcctgagttcaaactgtccgcccacctcagcctcccaaagtgctgggattacaggcatgagccaccatgcttggcctatattgttatttctaatcttttaaaatattttggatctGAGGTTGGTTGAACCTACGAGTATGGGACCTGTGGGTGAAGAGGGCCAACTGTGTTTTCTATTGTAAGAGTTAAATGCTACTTACTCACATTACTCTCATTTCTACTTTTAGGCCTACTGAACTTGACGCACTGGTATTTGGCCATCTATACACCATTCTTACCACACAATTGACAAATGATGAACTTTCTGAGAAGGTGAAAAACTATAGCAACCTCCTTGCTTTCTGTAGGAGAATTGAACAGCACTATTTTGAAGATCGTGGTAAAGGCAGGCTGTCATAGAGTTATGTGTTAGTCTCAGAAGTCTTAACTTTTGAAATGTGTTTTACTTGAATGTTACATTAGATATTGATGTcagaattttaaaaccaaattacTGCTTTTTGAAACCTCaaattatataatgtatcttatatatgtgctttatattgttatttgtgtatacattaaaataattctgaattATTTCATCTGATATGTTGTATTCTGTATCttgaaatttttgtttccttgaaacatgcatgcatttaaaaataaagcttaaaCAACTGTATGGATGttacatttactttcttttgatttttctgaaAGTCATTCATTGAATTTTACACATGTGGAATAAACAGTGTCTTTTCTAAGGCAAGTAATTTGTGTTACATACTCCCAAGATTCCCTTGCTAGTTACATGGTGAAGCAGATAATGGGAATAAACGTTCTTAACAAGTGTGCACTTAGAAAATATGGATGGTTTTAAGGTAATTAAATTTTGGTGCAGATTTGACATTTAAGAACATTCTTTATATAGAGacttaattaaaaaacatttcatcAGAGCAGCTGTGATTTACATTTGATAAAGGAAAAGGTTgaggaacctttttttttttgagacaagaacaTTTTAATAATGCTCTTTTATTCCTTTGTGGGGAAGGGAAGATAGTTTTCACAAAAGCATTAACAGGAATTTTTATGTAAACACTAAGGATTATATGTTGTGTCCTTTCCAAATTTTCTCATAGTTTATATCGTATAAAACCAGGGATGCTCTGAAGAGATAGATGtaaaaaatgatttcttaaaaatatctagaataatagtacttttatattttctttttatgtaccagggaattttaacttatttaatccttataaaaaTAGGATGGCTTTGCAGACACTGCTACCATCTGGAGGCGCCTGCCATCAGCCATTATCAGCTCCATGTTCTCCCACATAGCTGCCAAGTAGGAGTTCCACATCTCCTTTGGGCTGTTTGCAGGCAAAGttccaaagacagcagaaaaCTTTTGTGTCCTGAGCACTGGAGAGAAAGGGTTTGGTTAAAGAGTTCTTGCTTTCACAGAATTATTCCAGAGTTTATATGCCAGGGTGGTGACTTCATGCCATAATGGCACTGGTGGCATGACCATCTGTGGGGAAAAATCCGATGATGTGAACTTCATCCTGAAGCGTACAGGTCCTAGCATCTTGCCCGTGGCAAATGCTGGACCCAACACAAATGGTTTCCAATTTTTTATCTGTAGTGCCAACACTGAAGGCTTAGATAGTAGGCATGTGGTCTTGGGAAAAGGTGAGAGAGAGGGTATGAGTGTCATGGAAGCCATGGAATACTTTGGGTCCAAGAATGGCAAGATGAGCAAGAAGATCACCATTGCCAACTGTGGACAACTCTAATAAATTTGAGTTTTGTGTTATCTTAACTACCAGACTATTCCTTCTGTAGCTCAGGAGAGCAACCTTCCACTCTCCTTGTTTGCAATATCCCATAATCTTTGTGCTCTCACTGTAGTACTTTGGGTTCCATATTTTCCTTATTCCCTTCTACATCTGGCTAGATtgaatggttaattttatgattataaaataaaaacttgacaACAAAGACAAAACACCATGAAGGTTATTattcccagtttacagatgaggaaatggagacacaaaaaataccttgtccaaggtcataaagTTGGTAAATGGTAGAGTTGGAATTCACACCCATGAGTCATGACAtcagtttggctttttttttaagtttttttttttttttttctgggggacaaggtctcactgtcacccaagctggtgtgcagtggcatgctcatgactaattgcagccttgaccttcctccgggctcagttgatcctcctccctcagcctccatgtAGCTGGGAGTCCaggtatgccaccatgcctaatttttgtatttttttgtacaaatgggattgcaccatgttgcccaggctgttgtggaactcctggactcaagtgctccacccacctcggcctcccaaggctcCTGcctgtgttgggattacaggcatgaaccatggtgCCTGGCCGAGTTTGGCTTCTCAtcaccatgcttttttttttttttttttttttaagatagagatTTATACCATGTAAAGGATATATTAGGTTTGCCTTCGTGTAAATCCCATGTAAACTTTGAGTACTGTCTTTGGACTATAGTGCTCTTAGTAGTTTTCCTGAGCTAATATTGTAATGTGTATTATTAAAATCCCTAGCTATCTGTGTTTTTGTACAATTTTTATGACAGGttttgtatacatttttgtgTACTGGTATATAatgatgtattttttcttttaatgctaccatcacatttatttaattgtaCAAGTACCATTTGTACCTCAGTATACACAattctgattttttctttgagatttttctatATAAAGATGCAATGTCAACATGggttgtgata comes from the Pan troglodytes isolate AG18354 chromosome 13, NHGRI_mPanTro3-v2.0_pri, whole genome shotgun sequence genome and includes:
- the MTX2 gene encoding metaxin-2 isoform X1, with amino-acid sequence MSLVAEAFVSQIAAAEPWPENATLYQQLKGEQILLSDNAASLAVQAFLQMCNLPIKVVCRANAEYMSPSGKVPFIHVGNQVVSELGPIVQFVKAKGHSLSDGLEEVQKAEMKAYMELVNNMLLTAELYLQWCDEATVGEITHARYGSPYPWPLNHILAYQKQWEVKRKMKAIGWGKKTLDQVLEDVDQCCQALSQRLGTQPYFFNKQPTELDALVFGHLYTILTTQLTNDELSEKVKNYSNLLAFCRRIEQHYFEDRGKGRLS
- the MTX2 gene encoding metaxin-2 isoform X2, coding for MYIAAEPWPENATLYQQLKGEQILLSDNAASLAVQAFLQMCNLPIKVVCRANAEYMSPSGKVPFIHVGNQVVSELGPIVQFVKAKGHSLSDGLEEVQKAEMKAYMELVNNMLLTAELYLQWCDEATVGEITHARYGSPYPWPLNHILAYQKQWEVKRKMKAIGWGKKTLDQVLEDVDQCCQALSQRLGTQPYFFNKQPTELDALVFGHLYTILTTQLTNDELSEKVKNYSNLLAFCRRIEQHYFEDRGKGRLS
- the MTX2 gene encoding metaxin-2 isoform X3, with the protein product MSLVAEAFVSQIAAAEPWPENATLYQQLKGEQILLSDNAASLAVQAFLQMCNLPIKVVCRANAEYMSPSGKVPFIHVGNQVVSELGPIVQFVKAKGHSLSDGLEEVQKAEMKAYMELVNNMLLTAELYLQWCDEATVGEITHARYGSPYPWPLNHILAYQKQWEVKRKMKAIGWGKKTLDQAY
- the MTX2 gene encoding metaxin-2 isoform X4, which translates into the protein MYIAAEPWPENATLYQQLKGEQILLSDNAASLAVQAFLQMCNLPIKVVCRANAEYMSPSGKVPFIHVGNQVVSELGPIVQFVKAKGHSLSDGLEEVQKAEMKAYMELVNNMLLTAELYLQWCDEATVGEITHARYGSPYPWPLNHILAYQKQWEVKRKMKAIGWGKKTLDQAY